A single genomic interval of Asterias amurensis chromosome 1, ASM3211899v1 harbors:
- the LOC139938293 gene encoding apoptosis-resistant E3 ubiquitin protein ligase 1-like — MAKQTSLWSFILLILFLVFICLAGIHWQKQSEFMKFIKANNLEQFGTAFSNAGIHYLEQFSAPGLLEHEAFKKVAPEEKAKIHKVSEEVASSLLLRHWLETKQLQHHHDGIQRWLDQEEWQEQRNVNFGYRSVKQLAEYDSEQIEKLNKFLKTPTFEAYLLKTGIMELASDDNWERIMLNSTYFSLQKIKELFIFDRLLILTMPLGLLCFWVWGNYQLARGTPQQTGNERPSSILNYITGSLLDVNCCKVEWGWVEPAVVGETMSFMIKFFQRNRRPYIISRDNSLPVIVEITASQQRISSSLEYGKTNEVKASFTVRRAGLYTITVRLGQMNIRGSPYRKMFLPGPVDPSKSAFVRHSSTMVVTKHQFCPMFIEPRDNFGNACFVYSEGQQKVNECLTEDYSLTVTKTGSESFDDFKPHYEVKPCTDSKQLALRVRMESTGCYRAIATYKQQKISNGEFNILVLCESDAEKVNKNVDKKSSEGYEASLLAHNNTRQRRPKKVYCYISPKQLTVKEFYLRIIPRRLQTFRVCPATKFNFNGEQQDHEVPVFTIEDGSQPSMQLSSKYRDVMAATFTKFLLTNIGGSETFQDKQRCFYREVVVLRPRKSQSVVTLNIDRHSLLESSMKATKSFATSDWCKKFEITFMGEEGQDWGGLAREWTELVCTSLFAPENKFFRRFRDNNQGLVHPNPDRPAHLCKSKFYEFAGKMVGKCLYESSLGSTTRQLVKARFSRSFLAQLIGLRVTHKYFEADDPDFFTSKVRYILESDVDDMELTFSEDVYSSGGQLSQVIELIPGGTTIAVTNENKIEYLDKLAQHRLANSVQDEIEAFLKGLNDLIPDQLLSMFDENELELLMCGTCAFSVTDMQRYYIPSGEGEQFAQMLDWFWTVVNSFTQEEMARLLQFTTGCSQLPTGGFGELSPKFQVIAAPTHGTLPTAHTCFNQLCLPTYDSIEHLQKALVLAINEGGEGFGLL; from the exons GAATACATTATTTGGAGCAATTTTCTGCTCCCGGTCTGTTAGAACACGAAGCATTCAAGAAGGTCGCCCCTGAGGAGAAGGCTAAAATCCACAAAGTCTCGGAGGAGGTTGCCTCATCGCTCCTTCTGAGACACTGGTTGGAGACGAAGCAATTACAACATCACCATGACGGCATACAAAGATGGTTGGATCAGGAGGAATGGCAGGAGCAAAG AAACGTAAATTTTGGATACCGAAGTGTAAAACAGCTTGCTGAATATGATAGCGAACAGATTGAGAAATTAAACAAGTTCTTGAAGACACCGACGTTTGAAGCCTACCTATTGAAGACAGGCATCATGGAACTCGCAAGCGATGATAATTGGGAACGAATTATGTTAAATTCAACCTACTTCAGCCTGCAGAAGATAAAAGAGCTGTTCATCTTTG ATCGCTTGCTAATCCTGACCATGCCGCTTGGGCTACTGTGTTTCTGGGTGTGGGGTAACTATCAGCTAGCCCGGGGCACCCCTCAGCAGACGGGTAACGAGAGACCCTCGTCCATTCTTAATTACATCACTGGTAGTCTGCTTGATGTGAATTGCTGCAAGGTGGAATGGGGATGGGTGGAACCGGCCGTTGTGGGAGAAACGATGAGCTTCATGATCAAG TTTTTCCAGAGGAACAGAAGACCATACATCATCAGCCGTGATAACAGTTTACCAGTGATCGTCGAGATTACAGCAAGTCAGCAGAGAATCAGCTCCTCACTGGAGTACGGAAAAACAAATGAAGTCAAGGCATCGTTCACAGTACGCCGAGCTGGCTTATACACCATAACGGTACGGCTGGGTCAGATGAATATCAGGGGAAGTCCCTACAGGAAGATGTTTCTGCCAG GGCCAGTGGATCCTTCTAAATCAGCGTTTGTTCGACACAGTTCCACGATGGTGGTAACTAAGCATCAGTTCTGCCCCATGTTTATTGAACCTAGAGATAATTTTGGTAATGCCTGTTTCGTCTACTCTGAGGGTCAGCAGAAGGTCAATGAATGCCTTACCGAGGACTACAGTCTCACGGTCACTaag ACCGGCAGTGAAAGCTTTGATGATTTCAAACCTCACTACGAGGTCAAACCGTGTACGGACAGCAAGCAGCTGGCACTGCGTGTTCGGATGGAGTCCACTGGATGCTACAGAGCAATAGCTACTTATAAACAACAGAAAATCAGTAATGGAGAGTTCAATATTCTAGTTCTCTGTG aaagCGACGcagaaaaagtaaataaaaacgtTGACAAGAAGAGCTCAGAGGGGTATGAGGCGTCGCTTCTTGCACACAACAACACCAGACAGAGACGGCCCAAGAAAGTTTACTGCTACATCTCACCGAAACAACTGACTGTCAAAGAGTTCTATTTGCGCATCATCCCAAGAAGGCTTCAGACATTCAGAGTTTGCCCGGCAACGAAA TTTAATTTCAACGGAGAGCAGCAGGACCATGAAGTGCCGGTGTTTACCATTGAAGATGGGAGCCAGCCATCAATGCAGCTGTCCTCCAAGTACAGAGACGTCATGGCTGCTACTTTTACTAAATTTCTTCTCACAAATATTG GTGGCTCAGAGACATTCCAGGACAAGCAGCGATGTTTCTATCGAGAGGTGGTGGTTTTACGACCCAGGAAATCCCAGTCAGTTGTGACGCTGAATATCGACCGGCATAGCCTGCTGGAAAGT TCAATGAAAGCAACAAAGTCTTTTGCGACATCGGACTGGTGTAAGAAGTTTGAAATCACTTTTATGGGAGAGGAAG gtCAGGACTGGGGAGGACTTGCTAGGGAGTGGACGGAGCTTGTCTGCACGTCACTTTTTGCCCCCGAGAATAAATTCTTCAGAAGATTTCGGGACAATAATCAGGGGCTG GTACATCCAAACCCAGACAGACCAGCCCATTTGTGTAAATCCAAGTTCTATGAATTCGCTGGTAAAATGGTTGGGAAATGTCTGTACGAGTCTTCGCTTGGTAGCACCACCAGGCAGCTGGTTAAAGCCAGGTTCTCTCGCTCATTCCTGGCTCAACTCATCGGACTCAGAGTAACACACAAG taTTTTGAGGCAGACGATCCTGATTTCTTCACGTCTAAAGTGCGCTATATTTTGGAGAGTGACGTGGATGACATGGAGCTGACATTTTCTGAAGATGTATACAGTTCCGGGGGACAACTCTCTCAG GTGATTGAGTTAATCCCAGGAGGGACCACCATTGCagtgaccaatgaaaacaagaTAGAGTATCTAGACAAGCTAGCCCAACACCGATTGGCTAACAGTGTTCAAGATGAAATAGAAGCATTCCTCAAAG GCCTGAATGACCTCATACCTGACCAGCTCTTGAGTATGTTTGATGAGAATGAGTTAGAGTTACTCATGTGTGGAACCTGTGCTTTCAGCGTAACGGACATGCAGAGATATTACATTCCATCCGGAGAAGGAGAACAATTTGCTCAG ATGTTGGATTGGTTCTGGACTGTGGTGAATAGCTTCACTCAGGAGGAGATGGCCAGACTTCTTCAGTTTACCACCGGTTGTTCCCAGTTACCTACAGGAGGTTTCGGTGAACTCAGCCCTAAGTTTCAGGTTATTGCTGCCCCTACTCATGGCACCTTACCCACCGCACACACATG TTTCAACCAACTTTGCCTGCCAACATACGATAGTATTGAACATCTTCAGAAGGCTCTCGTGCTAGCCATCAACGAGGGTGGCGAGGGTTTCGGCTTACTTTGA
- the LOC139938306 gene encoding probable maltase: MHFGVILVCLLITVVAQPTMAAKFTWREWWKNTIVYQIYPRSFQDSDGDGVGDLKGITSRLKYFNQIGVDTIWLSPVYTSPMADFGYDVADFKDIDPIFGTIADFDDLIDTAHNLGLKLMMDFVPNHSSEEHEWFLQSKENNDTNNPYRDYYVWKDPKIGCNDPPEKCVPNNWVSVFGGSVWEWEPKRKQFYLHQFLKEQPDLNYNNPEVHREMKEVIKFWFEKGVDGLRVDAIRHMYEDQDMEDEPINPEYTPVPGERPQYDSLIHTKTADLPELHDVIKDWRGIFEDFSSEPNYRFMVTESYDTHRALLPYYGTPNQPEADYPFNFGLTELTNESLSGKEIHNKVQDWMKDLPGGKWPNWVIGNHDTARITERLGIKYARAMNILNLLLPGTPTTYYGEEIAMEGIWVPYNETQDPYAINNPNHWEEYTRDPERSPMQWDDTPHAGFSTTNGKTWLPVNDNYLTGVNVADQITNQKSSLALFKTLANLRKTESSFQTNHLKYAIVNEQIFSFFRLSGDSTLLSFLVIVNTGDSPSTDDYQTALMNDDFVVPGFGVVEVSSGMDRNGDSVELNKISVASGEALVVKVQVSFGNKASVTMPCIIVIAIMAMMGVILQDFFPLQI; this comes from the coding sequence ATGCATTTTGGTGTCATTTTAGTGTGTTTGCTTATCACTGTGGTAGCACAACCCACCATGGCTGCCAAGTTTACCTGGCGTGAATGGTGGAAGAACACAATAGTGTATCAGATATACCCACGATCCTTCCAGGATTCCGATGGTGATGGCGTGGGTGATCTGAAAGGTATAACGTCTCGATTGAAGTACTTCAACCAAATAGGAGTCGACACAATCTGGTTGAGTCCGGTCTATACATCTCCCATGGCTGATTTTGGATACGACGTGGCTGACTTTAAGGACATTGATCCAATATTTGGAACTATTGCAGATTTTGATGATCTGATTGACACGGCTCATAACCTGGGACTGAAACTGATGATGGATTTCGTTCCGAATCACTCCAGCGAGGAGCATGAGTGGTTCCTCCAAAGCAAGGAGAATAATGACACAAACAATCCGTACCGAGATTACTACGTGTGGAAAGACCCCAAGATAGGTTGCAATGATCCACCAGAGAAATGTGTCCCAAACAACTGGGTAAGTGTCTTTGGTGGTTCGGTGTGGGAGTGGGAACCGAAGAGGAAGCAATTCTACCTTCATCAGTTCTTAAAGGAGCAACCTGATCTTAATTATAACAATCCTGAAGTGCATCGCGAGATGAAGGAAGTTATTAAGTTCTGGTTTGAGAAGGGCGTTGATGGTCTGCGTGTCGATGCAATCAGGCACATGTACGAAGATCAAGACATGGAGGATGAGCCTATCAATCCGGAGTACACCCCAGTCCCAGGAGAGCGCCCTCAATATGACAGTTTGATCCATACCAAGACAGCTGACCTTCCTGAGCTTCATGATGTCATCAAAGACTGGCGAGGTATCTTTGAAGATTTTAGCTCCGAGCCAAACTACAGGTTCATGGTAACTGAGTCCTACGACACTCACAGAGCCCTGTTACCGTACTATGGGACTCCAAACCAACCTGAAGCTGATTATCCCTTCAACTTCGGCCTGACTGAACTGACAAACGAAAGCTTATCTGGAAAAGAGATTCATAATAAAGTACAGGATTGGATGAAAGATCTCCCTGGTGGTAAATGGCCAAACTGGGTGATTGGGAACCATGATACAGCTCGCATTACAGAGCGCTTAGGAATAAAGTATGCACGGGCCATGAACATCCTTAACTTGCTCCTTCCTGGTACTCCTACAACCTACTATGGGGAAGAGATTGCAATGGAGGGCATATGGGTTCCTTATAATGAAACACAAGACCCCTATGCGATCAATAATCCTAACCATTGGGAGGAATACACGAGGGACCCTGAACGCTCCCCGATGCAGTGGGACGACACGCCCCACGCTGGTTTCAGCACGACCAACGGTAAAACCTGGCTACCTGTCAACGACAACTACCTTACAGGAGTCAACGTTGCTGACCAGATCACAAACCAAAAATCCTCGTTGGCGCTTTTCAAAACACTCGCCAATCTCAGGAAGACAGAATCCTCCTTTCAGACAAATCATCTCAAGTATGCCATCGTCAACGAGCAAATATTTTCCTTCTTTCGCTTGTCTGGTGACTCTACCCTTCTCTCGTTCTTGGTGATTGTTAACACTGGTGACTCTCCGTCGACTGATGATTACCAAACAGCTTTAATGAATGATGATTTTGTTGTTCCTGGCTTTGGTGTTGTTGAGGTGAGCAGTGGCATGGACAGGAATGGGGACTCTGTGGAACTCAACAAGATTTCTGTGGCATCAGGGGAGGCCCTCGTTGTCAAGGTACAGGTTAGCTTCGGGAATAAAGCCTCAGTTACAATGCCGTGTATCATTGTAATTGCCATCATGGCAATGATGGGTGTCATCCTCCAAGACTTTTTTCCATTACAAatataa